One Spirochaetota bacterium genomic window carries:
- a CDS encoding NeuD/PglB/VioB family sugar acetyltransferase → MKEKIILIGGGGHCKSVIDVIESIGSFDIFGIVDKREKIGEKVLGYQFIGSDEDLPQIFCEIKKAVLTVGFIKDNSARIKIYKYCKEIGFELPNIISPLAYVSKHAVLGEGNTIMHFAIINTGAKIGNNCIINTKALIEHDAIVEDHCHISTAAVVNGGARIKEGTFFGSNAVSKEYIEVSGFIKAGSVVK, encoded by the coding sequence ATGAAAGAAAAAATAATACTCATCGGTGGAGGCGGACACTGCAAATCTGTAATAGATGTTATTGAATCTATAGGCAGTTTTGATATTTTTGGAATAGTAGATAAAAGAGAAAAAATCGGGGAAAAAGTTTTAGGATACCAGTTTATAGGGTCAGATGAAGATTTACCACAAATATTTTGTGAAATCAAAAAAGCTGTTTTAACGGTTGGTTTTATTAAAGATAACTCTGCAAGAATCAAGATTTACAAATATTGTAAAGAGATAGGTTTTGAATTGCCAAACATTATTTCACCATTAGCATATGTATCAAAGCATGCTGTACTTGGAGAAGGAAACACGATAATGCATTTTGCGATTATAAATACAGGAGCAAAAATAGGCAATAATTGCATTATTAATACCAAAGCATTAATTGAGCATGATGCAATTGTTGAAGACCATTGTCATATTAGCACGGCAGCGGTTGTAAATGGTGGAGCAAGGATAAAAGAAGGAACATTTTTTGGGAGTAATGCTGTTTCAAAAGAATATATAGAAGTAAGTGGGTTTATAAAAGCGGGGAGTGTAGTAAAATGA
- a CDS encoding sugar phosphate nucleotidyltransferase — MKAVILAGGLGSRLKPFTDIIPKPLLPLGERSLMEVQIEHLRESGFNEIYVAINYMGEYVKTFLGDGSKYGVSIIYSFEEKPLGTAGPLSLLRDYLNEPFLLMNGDILTNADLKKIYDFAMQYHDSFLTIATKIITTPFRFGNIISDGIYVKSVDEKPELKFEIIAGIYIMKPGIFNYIPYNEYFGIDNLIKILIQNNEPITKYQIKDYWLDIGVVEDYEKAREIYNKHFKSIS, encoded by the coding sequence ATGAAAGCAGTTATTTTAGCGGGTGGATTAGGAAGCAGATTAAAACCTTTTACAGATATTATCCCAAAACCATTATTGCCTTTAGGTGAAAGGTCATTAATGGAAGTACAGATTGAACATTTAAGAGAATCGGGTTTTAATGAAATATATGTAGCAATAAATTATATGGGGGAATATGTAAAAACTTTTTTAGGCGATGGGAGTAAATATGGAGTTTCAATAATTTATAGCTTCGAAGAAAAACCATTGGGAACAGCGGGTCCGTTAAGTTTGTTAAGAGATTATTTAAATGAACCATTTTTGTTAATGAATGGTGATATTTTGACTAATGCAGATCTAAAAAAAATATATGATTTTGCAATGCAATATCATGATTCTTTTTTAACAATAGCAACTAAAATAATAACGACGCCTTTCAGGTTTGGGAATATTATTTCTGATGGGATATATGTTAAAAGTGTTGATGAAAAACCTGAATTAAAATTTGAAATTATTGCAGGAATTTATATTATGAAACCTGGTATTTTCAACTATATACCTTATAATGAATATTTTGGTATTGATAATTTAATAAAAATTTTAATTCAAAATAATGAACCTATTACTAAATATCAAATCAAGGATTATTGGTTGGATATAGGAGTTGTGGAAGATTATGAGAAAGCACGAGAAATATATAATAAACATTTTAAGAGTATATCATGA